In Vreelandella piezotolerans, one genomic interval encodes:
- the tsaD gene encoding tRNA (adenosine(37)-N6)-threonylcarbamoyltransferase complex transferase subunit TsaD, translated as MRVLGIETSCDETGVAIYDTAFTGGRGLLADALYSQIAMHAEYGGVVPELASRDHTRKLLPLIEQVLKDAQLTRQDLDGIAYTAGPGLVGALMVGASTAHGMAKALNIPVLGVHHMEGHLLAPMLEDDAPDFPFVALLVSGGHTQLAEVQGLGHYQLLGESVDDAAGEAFDKAAKMLGLAYPGGPLVAKLAEQGDPTRFRFPRPMTDRPGLDFSFSGLKTHTLTAIRQLEAADELDDQAKADVARAFEEAVVDTLVIKCRRALDQTGLKRIVMAGGVSANTRLRERLALETQKRQARAYYPRGRFCTDNGAMIAYVGAQRLAAGERDDNGVMQATPRWPLDTLTAPR; from the coding sequence ATGCGCGTACTGGGCATTGAAACGTCTTGCGACGAAACCGGCGTCGCCATTTACGATACCGCGTTCACCGGCGGGCGCGGCCTGTTGGCCGATGCGCTGTATAGCCAAATCGCCATGCATGCGGAGTACGGCGGCGTCGTGCCGGAGCTGGCCTCCCGAGATCACACCCGCAAGCTGTTGCCGTTGATCGAGCAAGTATTGAAAGACGCCCAGCTCACCCGCCAAGACCTGGACGGTATCGCTTACACCGCCGGACCGGGCCTCGTCGGCGCGCTAATGGTTGGCGCCAGCACTGCCCACGGCATGGCCAAAGCGCTGAACATACCGGTGCTGGGCGTTCACCACATGGAGGGCCACCTACTCGCCCCGATGCTGGAAGATGACGCCCCCGATTTCCCGTTCGTGGCCCTTCTGGTCTCGGGCGGCCACACTCAGCTAGCCGAAGTACAGGGGTTAGGGCACTACCAACTGCTGGGGGAGTCGGTGGATGACGCCGCCGGGGAGGCTTTCGACAAGGCCGCCAAAATGCTCGGCCTTGCTTATCCAGGCGGACCGCTGGTCGCAAAGCTTGCCGAACAGGGCGACCCGACGCGCTTTCGTTTTCCGCGCCCAATGACTGATCGTCCGGGGCTGGACTTCAGTTTCTCAGGCCTTAAAACCCACACCCTAACGGCTATTCGACAGCTAGAAGCGGCAGACGAACTGGATGATCAGGCGAAGGCCGACGTTGCGCGAGCCTTCGAAGAAGCCGTCGTCGATACACTGGTGATCAAATGCCGCCGCGCCCTTGACCAAACCGGCCTAAAACGCATCGTGATGGCAGGCGGCGTCAGCGCCAATACTCGCCTGCGTGAACGGCTAGCGCTGGAGACCCAAAAGCGCCAAGCCCGTGCTTATTACCCTCGCGGGCGCTTTTGTACCGACAACGGCGCCATGATTGCCTATGTCGGTGCGCAGCGCTTGGCAGCCGGCGAGCGGGATGACAACGGCGTGATGCAGGCGACCCCTCGCTGGCCGCTCGATACGCTTACCGCACCACGGTAG
- the rpsU gene encoding 30S ribosomal protein S21, producing MPSVKVRDNEPFDVALRRFKRSCEKAGVLSEVRRREHYEKPTAERKRKAAAAVKRHAKKLQRERKRFERLY from the coding sequence ATGCCTTCTGTAAAAGTACGTGATAACGAGCCGTTTGACGTCGCCCTGCGTCGCTTCAAGCGTTCTTGCGAAAAAGCTGGCGTTCTGTCTGAAGTACGTCGTCGCGAGCACTACGAGAAGCCGACTGCTGAGCGTAAACGCAAAGCGGCCGCTGCCGTAAAACGTCACGCTAAGAAGTTGCAGCGTGAGCGTAAGCGTTTCGAACGGCTCTATTGA
- a CDS encoding AbgT family transporter — MTNPRNREENLNRGAFTRFLDSVEWLGNLLPHPVTLFAILCVLVVLASGIAAALGVSVADPRPANEGEWIAVNSLLNAEGLRLLVTNMVTNFTGFAPLGTVLVAMLGVGVAEHSGLLSASMRALVLNRSPRIVTYAVVFAGIMSNMAAELGYVVLIPLAAMIFHSLGRHPLAGLAAAFCGVSGGYSANLLIGTVDPLLSGITQEAARLLDPAYVVGAEANWFFMFASTFFVTLIGGLVTERIVEPKLGKFDSAYADSDIDQHRMEGLTATEKRALKGTGLAALALVALVAVMVVPESGILRNPETGLVSGSPFLRGIVVIVAIAFTVLGFVFGRLAGTMQNDRDIVDAMAKSMSSLGLYIVLVFFAAQFVALFNWSNFGTVTAVAGADLLDSLGLRGPGLFALFILMCAFVNLSLGSASAQWAVTAPIFVPMLMLMGYAPEVIQAAYRIGDSVTNLITPMMSYFGLILAVATRYRNDMGIGTLVALMLPYTLFMLIGWSVLFFIWVFILGLPVGPGSATYYTL; from the coding sequence ATGACAAACCCACGAAATCGCGAAGAAAACCTGAACCGCGGAGCGTTCACACGCTTTCTCGATAGCGTCGAATGGCTGGGAAATCTATTACCGCACCCGGTCACACTGTTTGCCATTCTCTGTGTACTGGTCGTGCTGGCTAGCGGTATCGCTGCCGCCCTGGGCGTATCCGTCGCCGACCCGCGCCCCGCGAACGAGGGCGAGTGGATTGCGGTGAATTCACTGCTCAATGCGGAAGGGCTACGCCTTCTCGTCACCAATATGGTGACTAATTTCACCGGTTTTGCACCTTTGGGCACGGTGCTGGTGGCCATGTTAGGAGTCGGCGTTGCCGAACACTCCGGCCTATTATCGGCGAGTATGCGCGCGCTGGTGCTCAACCGCTCTCCGCGCATCGTGACTTATGCCGTAGTGTTTGCCGGAATCATGTCGAACATGGCCGCCGAGCTTGGCTATGTGGTGCTCATTCCGTTGGCCGCAATGATCTTCCACTCCCTGGGTCGCCACCCGCTGGCCGGCTTGGCAGCGGCTTTCTGCGGCGTTTCCGGTGGCTATAGCGCCAACCTTTTGATCGGCACGGTCGACCCGCTGCTTTCCGGCATCACCCAAGAAGCCGCACGCCTGCTCGACCCTGCCTACGTCGTTGGCGCCGAGGCTAACTGGTTCTTCATGTTTGCCAGCACGTTCTTCGTCACCCTGATTGGCGGTTTGGTTACCGAACGCATCGTCGAACCCAAGCTTGGCAAATTCGATTCGGCCTATGCCGATAGCGACATCGACCAGCATCGTATGGAGGGCCTGACCGCTACAGAGAAACGGGCACTCAAAGGTACGGGCTTAGCCGCCCTGGCGCTGGTAGCGTTAGTGGCCGTCATGGTGGTGCCGGAGAGTGGCATTCTGCGCAACCCAGAGACGGGCCTCGTGAGCGGTTCGCCGTTCCTACGCGGTATTGTGGTCATCGTTGCCATTGCGTTCACCGTACTGGGCTTTGTCTTTGGCCGTTTGGCGGGCACCATGCAAAACGATCGCGATATCGTCGATGCCATGGCCAAAAGCATGAGCAGTCTCGGCCTCTATATCGTGCTGGTGTTCTTTGCCGCTCAGTTCGTGGCGCTGTTCAACTGGAGTAATTTTGGCACCGTGACTGCCGTGGCGGGCGCTGACCTGTTGGACTCCCTTGGCTTGCGAGGCCCCGGTCTGTTTGCGCTGTTCATTCTCATGTGTGCCTTCGTCAACCTGTCGCTGGGTAGCGCCTCGGCGCAGTGGGCGGTCACCGCCCCTATCTTCGTCCCCATGCTGATGCTCATGGGTTACGCGCCCGAAGTCATTCAGGCGGCGTATAGGATCGGCGATTCCGTCACCAACCTAATTACGCCCATGATGAGCTACTTTGGCCTGATTCTCGCGGTGGCGACCCGTTATCGTAACGACATGGGCATCGGCACGCTGGTGGCGCTCATGCTGCCTTACACGCTGTTCATGCTGATCGGTTGGAGTGTGCTGTTCTTTATCTGGGTCTTTATTCTTGGCCTACCGGTTGGTCCAGGCTCTGCCACTTACTACACGCTCTAA
- the folB gene encoding dihydroneopterin aldolase, translating into MDRILIEALTVDTVIGVYDWERTITQSLSLDLSLATDIRPAAATDELRLTLDYAAICQRIQQFADEHQFALVETFAERLAACLQHEFPISWLRMTVRKPGAVPQAASVGLEITRGTLPEATQDTSS; encoded by the coding sequence GTGGACCGCATTTTGATCGAAGCACTCACCGTCGACACCGTCATCGGTGTGTACGACTGGGAACGCACGATAACGCAATCGCTGAGCCTGGATCTATCGCTGGCAACAGATATTCGGCCAGCGGCCGCCACGGACGAGCTACGCCTAACGCTGGATTATGCCGCTATCTGCCAGCGAATCCAGCAGTTTGCCGACGAGCATCAATTCGCCTTGGTGGAAACGTTCGCAGAGCGCCTTGCTGCCTGCTTGCAGCACGAATTTCCGATCAGTTGGCTTCGCATGACCGTCCGCAAACCCGGTGCCGTTCCTCAAGCGGCCAGCGTCGGCCTGGAAATCACGCGCGGCACGCTGCCGGAGGCCACGCAGGACACATCGTCATGA
- the folK gene encoding 2-amino-4-hydroxy-6-hydroxymethyldihydropteridine diphosphokinase encodes MNLVTLSLGSNIDPDTHIRLCLDALEDTFGPLQISRIFESEPVGFNDSRNFYNLVVAFYSDWSVSELQAWSKELEIAHGRTPDMMKCSPRALDIDLLTVGDACGVIDDVALPRGEITRNAFVLQPLAELLPNTRHPACQTPYATLWKRFTLGDQRLWPIDFHWRGRWISQADPQLRVAIAR; translated from the coding sequence ATGAATCTGGTCACACTCAGCTTGGGCAGCAACATCGATCCTGACACCCATATCCGACTTTGCCTAGACGCCCTGGAAGATACCTTCGGCCCGCTGCAGATATCACGCATTTTCGAAAGTGAGCCGGTCGGCTTCAACGATAGCCGCAACTTCTACAACTTGGTGGTCGCTTTCTATAGCGACTGGTCGGTGAGCGAGCTTCAAGCATGGTCCAAAGAGCTCGAAATCGCCCACGGCCGAACGCCGGACATGATGAAATGCAGCCCCCGCGCGCTGGACATCGATCTACTGACCGTCGGCGATGCCTGCGGGGTCATCGATGACGTCGCGCTGCCGCGTGGCGAAATCACCCGTAACGCCTTCGTGCTTCAACCCCTGGCGGAGCTTTTGCCCAACACGCGCCACCCCGCCTGCCAAACCCCCTATGCCACACTCTGGAAGCGCTTTACCTTAGGCGACCAACGCCTATGGCCGATCGATTTTCACTGGCGAGGCCGCTGGATTTCCCAAGCCGACCCGCAGCTCCGGGTGGCCATAGCGCGCTAG
- the dnaG gene encoding DNA primase — translation MAGQIPQRFIDDLLGRVDVVEVVGERVQLKKAGRNFSGLCPFHQEKTPSFTVSADKQFYHCFGCGAHGNALRFLMEYDKLPFPEAVEQLAGRLGLDVPREGADDPRAQQREKKRKEGVNLLEVAASFYRERLKMQEGQSAQRYLQGRGLSPEVIDTYGIGYAPGGWEALKQHLSAKGIGEPVQVEYGLLIHREDTGRTYDRFRDRVMFPIRDLRGRTLGFGGRVMGDEQPKYLNSPETPVFHKGRELYGLYEARQASSKLEQLVMVEGYMDVVALAQFGIHNAVATLGTATTEDHLSRLFRLVSRVVFCFDGDRAGRQAASRALETALPQMIDGREARFLFLPEGDDPDSLVRREGREAFEDRVTCAMPLSEFLFEQAAQGRDLNTVEGRERFASQVLEALNKVPDGMLKSLLLESLAKRSGLAQSQLQALLDKRTAAASASPQWEPVDDAPLEPVVADEASRPAARRRQGARLQTLSTVARIVQLLLHEPRLVTVLPETLEWLPDNSEEAPLCRDLIALLRAGRYRSPQVVLAHFQGSHEGQVLAELAQRELLIPKSTREAELNGLVEHLLEKQRKRSPQEEYDALLALERSGQRLDKEQRQRLASLMMELVQRSGDRPVKSNT, via the coding sequence ATGGCAGGCCAAATTCCACAGCGTTTCATTGACGACCTGCTCGGCCGCGTTGACGTGGTGGAGGTTGTCGGCGAGCGCGTGCAGCTTAAGAAAGCGGGTCGTAACTTCTCCGGTTTGTGCCCTTTCCATCAGGAAAAAACACCGTCGTTCACGGTGAGTGCCGACAAGCAGTTTTACCACTGCTTTGGCTGTGGCGCTCATGGCAACGCGCTGCGCTTTTTGATGGAGTACGACAAGCTGCCGTTCCCCGAAGCGGTAGAGCAGTTGGCCGGGCGTTTAGGTCTCGATGTTCCCCGTGAGGGAGCGGATGACCCGCGTGCTCAGCAGCGCGAGAAAAAGCGTAAAGAGGGCGTCAACCTGCTGGAAGTGGCCGCCAGCTTCTACCGCGAGCGGCTGAAAATGCAGGAGGGTCAAAGTGCTCAGCGCTACCTGCAGGGCCGCGGACTGTCGCCAGAGGTCATCGACACCTACGGTATTGGTTATGCGCCGGGTGGCTGGGAGGCGCTCAAGCAGCATCTGTCGGCAAAAGGGATCGGCGAGCCGGTACAGGTCGAGTACGGACTGCTGATCCACCGCGAAGACACTGGGCGCACCTACGATCGTTTTCGCGACCGAGTGATGTTTCCCATCCGCGACTTGCGTGGTCGTACCCTAGGCTTTGGCGGCCGGGTCATGGGGGATGAACAGCCCAAATATCTCAATTCACCAGAAACGCCTGTCTTTCATAAAGGGCGCGAGCTATACGGTTTGTACGAGGCGCGTCAAGCGTCTAGCAAACTCGAGCAGTTGGTGATGGTCGAAGGCTATATGGACGTGGTGGCGCTGGCCCAGTTCGGCATTCATAACGCCGTCGCTACGTTGGGCACGGCGACCACGGAAGATCACTTGAGCCGCCTGTTTCGTTTGGTGAGCCGGGTAGTGTTCTGCTTCGACGGTGACCGCGCGGGCCGCCAAGCGGCAAGTCGCGCATTGGAAACAGCACTCCCGCAGATGATCGATGGGCGCGAGGCAAGGTTTCTGTTTTTGCCGGAGGGTGACGACCCGGATTCGCTGGTGCGTCGAGAGGGCAGAGAGGCGTTCGAAGATCGTGTCACCTGTGCGATGCCGCTCTCGGAGTTTCTCTTCGAGCAGGCCGCCCAGGGGCGCGATTTGAATACGGTGGAAGGGCGCGAGCGATTTGCGAGTCAAGTGCTAGAGGCGCTGAACAAGGTGCCTGACGGTATGCTGAAATCGCTACTGCTCGAGTCACTGGCCAAACGCAGCGGACTGGCCCAGTCGCAGCTTCAGGCGCTGCTGGATAAGCGCACTGCTGCCGCCAGCGCATCGCCGCAGTGGGAGCCAGTGGATGACGCGCCGCTCGAGCCGGTGGTGGCGGACGAGGCTTCACGCCCTGCTGCCCGCCGCCGTCAGGGAGCGAGGCTGCAGACGCTATCGACGGTGGCTCGGATCGTACAGCTACTGCTTCACGAACCACGCTTGGTGACGGTGCTGCCCGAGACGTTGGAGTGGCTACCCGACAACAGCGAAGAGGCACCGCTGTGTCGCGACCTGATCGCGCTGCTGCGCGCCGGGCGCTACCGGAGTCCGCAGGTGGTGCTGGCGCATTTTCAGGGTAGCCATGAGGGTCAGGTGTTGGCCGAGCTCGCCCAGCGTGAGCTGCTGATTCCGAAAAGCACTCGGGAGGCGGAGCTCAATGGTTTGGTCGAACATTTGCTAGAAAAGCAGCGCAAGCGCTCGCCTCAGGAAGAGTACGATGCGCTGCTGGCGCTGGAGCGCTCTGGACAGAGGCTGGATAAGGAGCAGCGTCAGCGATTGGCGAGTCTGATGATGGAGCTGGTTCAGCGCTCAGGAGACAGACCGGTCAAGAGCAATACATAG
- a CDS encoding polynucleotide adenylyltransferase encodes MFQQDALTQGLEVYRVGGAVRDALLGWPVVDHDWVVVGATPDDMRRRGFKPVGRDFPVFLHPHTSEEYALARTERKSGHGYGGFDVYASPDVTLEEDLSRRDLTINAIAQGTNGALTDPFHGRQDIQQRLLRHVSPAFSEDPLRVLRTARFLARYAHLGFAIAPDTQALMRHVSESGELGHLAAERVWVETEKALGEPNPERYFTTLHECQALATWWPELADDETLAAALDALASAPETSSPALAHWRYALLVSVLSDEQRDALASRLRLPNAVAQLARHTALTKALLNEPLDDERVLHWLERLDGWRKPAQVIAQLQLVSRLAPARQPRLEKAWQAAQAVSPQALLGEGYRGAALGDALRQHRQKAVAGALDEGASR; translated from the coding sequence GTGTTTCAACAGGATGCTCTTACCCAAGGGTTAGAGGTGTACCGGGTAGGTGGAGCAGTGCGGGATGCGCTGCTGGGCTGGCCGGTGGTCGATCACGACTGGGTCGTAGTAGGGGCGACGCCGGACGACATGCGTCGGCGGGGCTTCAAGCCTGTGGGTCGCGACTTTCCGGTTTTTTTGCATCCCCATACGTCAGAGGAGTATGCGCTGGCGCGCACCGAGCGCAAATCCGGTCATGGCTACGGGGGCTTCGATGTGTATGCCAGCCCGGACGTGACGCTGGAAGAAGATCTGTCACGGCGTGACCTGACGATCAATGCCATCGCTCAAGGGACTAACGGAGCGCTGACCGACCCGTTTCACGGTCGGCAGGATATCCAGCAACGCCTGTTGCGCCACGTATCGCCTGCCTTCAGCGAAGATCCGCTGCGGGTGCTACGTACCGCGCGCTTTTTAGCTCGCTATGCGCATCTGGGCTTTGCCATCGCCCCAGATACCCAGGCGTTGATGCGTCATGTCAGTGAAAGCGGCGAACTTGGCCATCTCGCCGCAGAGCGGGTGTGGGTCGAGACCGAAAAAGCGCTTGGCGAACCCAATCCAGAGCGCTATTTCACGACGCTACACGAGTGCCAAGCGCTGGCCACTTGGTGGCCGGAACTTGCCGATGACGAAACGTTGGCTGCTGCCCTCGATGCGCTAGCCAGCGCGCCTGAGACCTCGTCACCCGCGCTGGCCCACTGGCGCTATGCGCTATTGGTGTCGGTGCTTAGTGATGAGCAGCGCGACGCGTTAGCGAGCAGGCTGCGGCTGCCCAACGCGGTGGCGCAGTTGGCCCGCCATACCGCGCTGACGAAAGCGCTGCTCAATGAACCGCTCGACGATGAGCGAGTGCTGCACTGGTTGGAGCGCTTGGATGGCTGGCGCAAACCCGCTCAAGTCATTGCGCAGTTACAACTTGTCAGCCGTTTGGCACCGGCGCGCCAACCCCGGCTTGAGAAGGCGTGGCAAGCCGCTCAGGCAGTGAGCCCCCAGGCATTGCTCGGTGAGGGGTATCGTGGCGCCGCCCTAGGAGACGCGCTGCGCCAGCATCGCCAAAAAGCGGTGGCAGGCGCGTTAGACGAGGGGGCGTCGCGCTAG
- the rpoD gene encoding RNA polymerase sigma factor RpoD: MAGNAQQQSRLKELIARGKEQGYLTYAEVNDHLPEDIADPDQVEDIIGMINDMGISVVEEAPDEDTLMMSDHSTDESAAEEAVAALAAVESDVGRTTDPVRMYMREMGTVELLTREGEIEIAKRIEEGTREVMSALAYLPGAVASILEAYDATQDEEAPGRLSDLFSGFIDPDEGIPGVAEAETPEPDVDTELSDDDDIDSDADDDEEDTSASEGGPDPEEAKARFEQIREQNAAVEAALAKHGRGSSELKFEQERLAELFSPIKLVPKHFERLVGQVRISVEQVRAQEKAVMQLCVKKAKVPRKTFIKSFPGHESDQTWLDAFQEAQPKYADRLEPLRADIARSQRKIAFEEDMVQLSVADLKEVNRKLSIGEAKARRAKKEMVEANLRLVISIAKKYTNRGLQFLDLIQEGNIGLMKAVDKFEYRRGYKFSTYATWWIRQAITRSIADQARTIRIPVHMIETINKLNRVSRQMLQEMGREPTPEELGERLEMPEDKVRKVLKIAKEPISMETPIGDDDDSHLGDFIEDGTMLLPIDMATGEGLIEATRNVLGGLTAREAKVLRMRFGIDMNTDHTLEEVGKQFDVTRERIRQIEAKALRKLRHPSRSEPLRSFLDE; the protein is encoded by the coding sequence ATGGCTGGAAATGCGCAGCAGCAGTCACGTCTGAAGGAGTTGATCGCGCGCGGCAAGGAGCAGGGCTACCTGACCTATGCCGAGGTCAACGACCATCTACCCGAGGATATCGCCGACCCGGATCAAGTGGAAGACATCATTGGCATGATCAACGACATGGGTATCAGTGTCGTTGAGGAAGCGCCTGATGAAGACACTTTGATGATGTCGGATCACTCCACGGACGAGTCCGCTGCGGAAGAGGCCGTTGCGGCACTCGCCGCCGTGGAAAGCGACGTAGGTCGCACCACCGACCCCGTTCGCATGTACATGCGTGAAATGGGAACGGTCGAGCTTTTGACCCGCGAAGGCGAAATCGAAATCGCCAAGCGGATCGAAGAAGGCACGCGGGAAGTGATGTCCGCACTGGCGTATTTGCCGGGCGCGGTCGCGTCGATCCTCGAAGCCTACGACGCCACTCAGGACGAAGAAGCGCCTGGGCGCCTATCCGATCTTTTCTCTGGCTTCATCGACCCCGACGAAGGTATCCCCGGGGTTGCCGAAGCGGAGACGCCGGAACCTGACGTCGATACCGAGCTGAGCGACGATGACGATATCGATAGCGACGCCGACGATGACGAAGAAGACACCAGCGCCAGCGAAGGCGGTCCAGATCCAGAAGAGGCTAAAGCGCGTTTCGAGCAGATTCGTGAGCAGAACGCGGCGGTGGAAGCCGCGCTGGCCAAACACGGTCGTGGTAGCTCCGAATTGAAATTCGAACAGGAGCGCCTCGCCGAGCTGTTCTCGCCGATCAAGCTGGTGCCGAAGCACTTCGAGCGACTGGTAGGCCAAGTGCGGATCAGCGTCGAGCAGGTGCGTGCCCAAGAAAAAGCGGTCATGCAGCTGTGCGTCAAGAAAGCCAAGGTGCCGCGCAAGACGTTCATCAAGTCGTTCCCGGGCCACGAGTCTGATCAGACGTGGCTGGACGCCTTCCAAGAAGCGCAGCCCAAGTACGCTGACCGCTTAGAGCCACTGCGTGCCGATATCGCCCGCTCTCAGCGCAAGATTGCCTTCGAAGAGGACATGGTGCAGCTCTCGGTAGCCGATCTGAAAGAGGTCAACCGCAAGCTGTCGATTGGCGAAGCGAAAGCACGTCGTGCCAAGAAAGAGATGGTCGAGGCGAACTTGCGCTTGGTGATCTCGATTGCCAAGAAGTACACCAACCGCGGCCTGCAATTCCTCGATCTAATTCAGGAAGGTAACATTGGCTTGATGAAGGCGGTGGACAAGTTCGAATACCGTCGTGGCTACAAGTTCTCGACCTACGCGACATGGTGGATTCGTCAGGCCATCACTCGCTCGATTGCCGATCAGGCGCGGACCATTCGTATTCCGGTCCACATGATCGAGACGATCAACAAGCTCAACCGCGTCTCCCGTCAAATGCTGCAAGAGATGGGGCGCGAGCCGACGCCGGAAGAGCTGGGCGAGCGTCTGGAAATGCCTGAAGACAAGGTGCGTAAGGTGCTCAAAATTGCCAAAGAGCCGATCTCCATGGAGACGCCGATTGGTGATGACGACGATTCGCATCTGGGGGATTTCATCGAGGACGGCACCATGCTGCTGCCGATCGATATGGCCACTGGCGAAGGCTTGATCGAAGCGACCCGCAACGTGCTGGGTGGTTTGACGGCCCGGGAAGCGAAAGTCCTGCGTATGCGTTTTGGTATCGATATGAATACCGACCACACGCTGGAAGAAGTGGGCAAACAGTTTGACGTTACCCGCGAGCGGATTCGTCAGATCGAGGCCAAAGCGCTGCGCAAGCTGCGTCACCCCAGCCGCTCAGAACCGCTGCGCTCGTTCCTGGACGAGTAA
- a CDS encoding symmetrical bis(5'-nucleosyl)-tetraphosphatase, which translates to MSTYAIGDLHGCHAEFVSLLEKLRFNPAQDRLWLVGDLINRGPGSLACLMEAKALGGAVRCVLGNHDFHLLVVARGGGKLKKNDTLDDILASPQRESLLDWLQNQPLVVREESTLMAHAGLLPSWSAEQALALSGEVQSALQSERSGEFLSQLFGNQPDRFRDDLEGMDRLRCIVNVLTRMRFIDTQERLDFAAKEGLDSAPDGFAPWFQFPRQDDIRLMFGHWAALEGRTPHAKINVEGLDTGCVWGGALTAMNLETGERTCVISQQGGR; encoded by the coding sequence ATGAGTACGTACGCCATTGGCGATCTCCATGGTTGCCATGCCGAATTTGTCAGCCTGTTGGAAAAACTACGCTTCAACCCGGCCCAGGATAGGCTTTGGCTGGTAGGGGATCTGATTAATCGCGGCCCTGGTTCGCTCGCTTGCCTGATGGAGGCCAAGGCGTTGGGGGGGGCCGTGCGCTGCGTGCTGGGCAACCACGATTTTCATTTGCTGGTGGTGGCTCGTGGGGGCGGCAAGTTGAAAAAGAACGATACCTTGGACGATATTCTGGCATCTCCCCAGCGTGAGTCGCTGCTGGATTGGCTGCAGAACCAGCCCCTGGTCGTGCGCGAGGAGAGTACGCTCATGGCGCACGCGGGCCTACTGCCAAGTTGGAGTGCCGAGCAGGCGCTAGCGCTTAGCGGTGAAGTGCAGTCGGCACTTCAGAGCGAGCGTTCGGGCGAGTTTCTGTCCCAGCTTTTTGGCAATCAGCCGGATCGTTTTCGGGACGACCTGGAAGGCATGGATCGTCTGCGCTGTATCGTCAACGTGTTGACCCGGATGCGCTTCATCGACACCCAGGAGCGTCTCGATTTTGCGGCCAAAGAGGGGCTCGATAGCGCCCCTGATGGATTCGCTCCCTGGTTCCAGTTTCCACGTCAGGATGATATACGCCTAATGTTTGGCCACTGGGCCGCGTTGGAGGGGCGCACGCCCCACGCCAAGATCAACGTCGAGGGGCTGGACACCGGCTGTGTATGGGGCGGCGCGTTGACCGCTATGAATCTGGAGACCGGCGAGCGCACCTGCGTGATTAGCCAGCAAGGAGGCCGTTAA
- the plsY gene encoding glycerol-3-phosphate 1-O-acyltransferase PlsY, whose translation MIWIVIGYLSGSWLAAVSVCRWAGVTDPRFCGSYNPGFSNVLRLYGPRLAAATLLLDALKGVPAVLAAKLLALPVWLQGIVGLAVLLGHSYPIWHGFRGGKSVSSAFGVLLVLVPSVALLTALCWALLAWRLRTAAAASLVSALLAPLLCLWLAPGYVSVVGGFSLLVLARHGLNIRRLRRGEEPPLRG comes from the coding sequence ATGATATGGATCGTAATCGGTTATTTGAGCGGTAGTTGGCTGGCGGCGGTGAGCGTATGTCGGTGGGCCGGTGTGACGGATCCACGGTTTTGCGGCTCTTACAACCCAGGATTTTCGAACGTGCTCCGCCTATATGGTCCAAGGCTCGCCGCGGCCACGCTGCTGCTCGATGCGTTAAAAGGGGTGCCTGCCGTACTGGCTGCCAAGCTGCTGGCGCTGCCGGTATGGTTGCAGGGAATTGTGGGGCTGGCCGTGTTGCTGGGTCATAGCTATCCGATCTGGCACGGCTTTCGCGGCGGAAAGTCGGTCTCCAGCGCGTTTGGCGTGCTGTTGGTGCTGGTACCCAGCGTGGCGCTGCTCACGGCGCTTTGCTGGGCGCTACTCGCGTGGCGTTTGCGCACGGCGGCGGCTGCATCGCTCGTTAGCGCGCTGTTGGCACCGCTGCTGTGTCTCTGGCTAGCCCCCGGCTACGTCAGCGTCGTAGGGGGCTTTAGCCTGCTCGTATTGGCCCGCCATGGCCTCAATATTCGCCGTTTGCGCCGCGGGGAAGAGCCGCCCCTACGCGGATAG